A single window of Aquarana catesbeiana isolate 2022-GZ linkage group LG10, ASM4218655v1, whole genome shotgun sequence DNA harbors:
- the LOC141110466 gene encoding hepcidin-1-like, producing MKTTYLCLILILSTVCQQGLSAFLKENANMDSTVQLVNSQMENADIKESADLLVRDKRHTVLHLCTYCCKCCRYKGCGYCCRT from the exons ATGAAGACCACTTACCTTTGCCTAATTCTCATCCTCTCCACCGTCTGCCAGCAAGGACTCAGTGCCTTCCTCAAAGAG aatgcaAATATGGATTCTACAGTCCAACTGGTTAACTCACAGATGGAAAATGCAGACATCAAG GAATCTGCAGACCTTTTGGTACGGGACAAGAGGCACACCGTCCTCCATCTCTGTACATACTGCTGTAAATGCTGCCGGTACAAAGGATGCGGCTACTGCTGCCGAACCTGA